The region caaATTGTCTGCCTGCTGCTCTTACATCCGCCTCTTGTCACTGATTGGGTCCATTCATGTTGCCGCTCACTTTGGTTTGCACCGCCCTGTTCGCCTGTTGACTGCCTCTATCCCCCCTCTTCTGTTTCGCCATCTTAGCACAACCCCGCCATGGCAACAGTAATACGATCGCAAACACCTGTACAGGACCCATTTGGTCCTGCATCACAGCCCCATGATTCTCTGATGTCGAGTCGGGGCTATGGAGCACGGTCAGGCTCCCGGCCTAACTCGATCGCCGCTCCAGGTTCCAGTTATAACGTCGCTTCAGGTGCTGTCGATCCATCACCCCTCAATCACTACGGGCGTTTTcatgaggagttggatgcaATGAGTATGCGTGGTTCTACAGCCGATGGCCCTTCAGGAATACAACGGTCACAGTCTCAGATGTCACATTCCCGCtccgcaacaccaacccGATCCGGCACTTTGAAGAAAAAGTCGTCCTTAAGTAAAAGAGGCAGCCTGCGTCGCAGCGGAAGCCGACGCAGTATGCGTGCTGGCAGTGTGAGAAGCCTGGCCCTAGGCGACAGAGAGAAATATAACGTGGATGGGGACGAAGATATGAACAGCGCATTCTACATTCCCGTCCCGACCACCGGGAATCCGACAGAGGTCCTGGCAGAGCGATTCCAGGGTAAGCCAAAATTCAGAATTTATTTTCGAATCAATATCTCAATATTAACTTGAATATAGCTTGGCGCAAGGTCCTTAAGGATCTGATTATGTTTTTCAAAGAGCTCCAAAAGTCCTATGAAGCACGGGCGAAGCTGTATCTCTCCTCGACAAATGTCCTGAACAACACGTCGCTTCCGTCAACATTCCTCAAATCAGGCGGACTTGGAGATGCGACTGAAATTCTAACAGACTTCCACCGGCAAGCACACTTTGAGATGAACAAAGCGGCAGAGGTGGAGAACGAAGTTGTCAACCAGTTAGTAGGGCTTCGAAATGatctgcagaagaagaccaaaGAGATCAAGGCGCTTTCAGGTGATTTCCGCAACTCTGTCGATAAGGAAGTCGACGTCACTCGGAAGTCTGTCCGACATCTTCAGGAGGCATTAGGGCTAGTCGACACAGATCCTGCTGCTACATCAGGCAAGGGCGACCCGTTCATAGTCCGTCTGAGCGTTGAAAAGCAAATTGAAAAGCAGATTGAGGAAGAAAACTACCTCCATCGAGTGCGTTCACCGACTGCCGCCGTTTGTCGTattcgttttttttttttttttttgctaaTTTTACTACCAGGCCTACTTGAATCTTGAAAACTCTGGCCGCGAGCTTGAGTCTATTGTAGTTGGCGAGATCCAGAAGGCTTACAACGCCTATGCTGGTATTTTAAAGCGTGAGGCGGATCATACGCTTGACACTGCTGACAAGCTGCGCGTGGGACCGGTCTCCATGCCGCACGACCACGAATGGAACACGTTTGTCGCAAGCACTGATGAAATGGTGGACCCTCGTGTTCGCATTCGAGATGTTGACAATATCTCGTACCCCGGCAAGGAGCACCCGGCCGCCGCTGAGGTTAGGtcggggatgttggagcGCAAGAGCAAGTACCTTAAGAGCTACGCCCCTGGATGGTGAGTCAGTCTGTTGTTATATATTCTTGGACTTTCTAATGTTATTCCAGGTATGTTTTGTCGCCGACTCATTTGCATGAGTTCAAGTCGGCCGATGGCGTCGCATGGCAGACACCAGTGATGTCATTGTACCTCCCGGAACAGAAGCTCGGATCACATTCGCAGCCGGACTCGACGTCGCACAAGTTCATGCTGAAGGGACGACAAACGGGAACCATGCACCGCGGTCATTCGTGGGTGTTTAGGGCAGAGTCTTATGAGACAATGATGGCATGGTacgaggatattgagagGCTGATCTCCATGACAGGGGAGGCTCGGAATGCGTATGTTAGGCGACATGTACGTACCGTCAGCGGCGCCAGCTTCCGGAGCAGCAGTGACGGAGTaatggatgaagatgaagcagaCCGAACCCCATACTCTGCCGGATCAGTCGTGATGAACCAAGAGCGCCCAACCTCTCAGCCTCGCCAGCCCGGTGGGAAGTTCCCTAGCGATGTGAATATCGACCGCCATC is a window of Aspergillus puulaauensis MK2 DNA, chromosome 4, nearly complete sequence DNA encoding:
- a CDS encoding SLM1 family PH domain-containing protein (COG:T;~EggNog:ENOG410PIQP;~InterPro:IPR043453,IPR001849,IPR033191,IPR011993;~PFAM:PF00169;~go_component: GO:0031932 - TORC2 complex [Evidence IEA];~go_function: GO:0005546 - phosphatidylinositol-4,5-bisphosphate binding [Evidence IEA];~go_process: GO:0016197 - endosomal transport [Evidence IEA];~go_process: GO:0030036 - actin cytoskeleton organization [Evidence IEA];~go_process: GO:0038203 - TORC2 signaling [Evidence IEA]): MATVIRSQTPVQDPFGPASQPHDSLMSSRGYGARSGSRPNSIAAPGSSYNVASGAVDPSPLNHYGRFHEELDAMSMRGSTADGPSGIQRSQSQMSHSRSATPTRSGTLKKKSSLSKRGSLRRSGSRRSMRAGSVRSLALGDREKYNVDGDEDMNSAFYIPVPTTGNPTEVLAERFQAWRKVLKDLIMFFKELQKSYEARAKLYLSSTNVLNNTSLPSTFLKSGGLGDATEILTDFHRQAHFEMNKAAEVENEVVNQLVGLRNDLQKKTKEIKALSGDFRNSVDKEVDVTRKSVRHLQEALGLVDTDPAATSGKGDPFIVRLSVEKQIEKQIEEENYLHRAYLNLENSGRELESIVVGEIQKAYNAYAGILKREADHTLDTADKLRVGPVSMPHDHEWNTFVASTDEMVDPRVRIRDVDNISYPGKEHPAAAEVRSGMLERKSKYLKSYAPGWYVLSPTHLHEFKSADGVAWQTPVMSLYLPEQKLGSHSQPDSTSHKFMLKGRQTGTMHRGHSWVFRAESYETMMAWYEDIERLISMTGEARNAYVRRHVRTVSGASFRSSSDGVMDEDEADRTPYSAGSVVMNQERPTSQPRQPGGKFPSDVNIDRHLHAPTSPSSGESSGERDVLAAAGSLPDGGHFAGRDNRFYNDRDFGSIQNSNPSRTASSAGAAQRFPIDGYDNEQGNWMSSTDSFNYRDQQQPPAAIDNRVNNEYPQEHSTNPIYVAGLGSTATRDHVSPPRQRNRGESSSTAFTNSNVTEHTHNTQTTIPTSVEEESDDDAEFKQRPRSLRSGVSSLHDGMRNSIDVPKRPTAHTKNSISTIELHIPGHYPPQQTAV